A stretch of Brassica rapa cultivar Chiifu-401-42 chromosome A08, CAAS_Brap_v3.01, whole genome shotgun sequence DNA encodes these proteins:
- the LOC103834849 gene encoding protein phosphatase 2C 56, whose translation MEEVSPAVSMPFMPFPETQMELAGIMLGKGYHNGQYSTQDSDNNGDSRQETSRSVSESRKVLSSRINSPNFNMKNQSSSSDIAAGEEINGSDERSTEKKMISTTESRTLFEFKSVPLYGVSSICGRRPEMEDAVSAIPRFLQSPTNSLIDGRFNPQSAAHFFGVYDGHGGSQVANYCRERMHLALAEEIEKEKPMLYDGDTWQEKWKRALFNSFLRVDSEIESVAPETVGSTSVVAVVFPTHIFVANCGDSRAVLCRGKTALPLSTDHKPDREDEAARIEAAGGKVIRWNGARVFGVLAMSRSIGDRYLKPSIIPDPEVTAVRRVKEDDCLILASDGVWDVMTDEEACEMARKRILLWHKKNMGAGDASLLTEERRGEGEDPAAKSAAEYLSKLALQRGSKDNITVVVVDLKPHRKLKIKKP comes from the exons ATGGAGGAAGTATCACCGGCGGTTTCTATGCCTTTCATGCCTTTCCCCGAAACCCAGATGGAACTCGCAGGGATCATGTTGGGTAAAGGTTATCACAACGGCCAATACTCAACTCAAGATTCCGACAACAACGGAGATTCTAGACAGGAGACTTCACGCTCTGTTTCTGAATCTAGGAAAGTTTTGTCCTCTCGGATCAACTCTCCGAACTTCAACATGAAGaatcaatcatcatcatcagataTAGCCGCAGGAGAAGAGATCAACGGTTCAGATGAGAGATCGAcggagaagaagatgatcaGCACAACAGAGAGCAGGACTCTGTTCGAGTTCAAGAGCGTGCCTTTGTACGGTGTGTCTTCCATCTGTGGAAGAAGACCGGAGATGGAAGATGCTGTCTCCGCGATACCAAGATTCCTCCAGTCTCCGACCAATTCGTTGATAGATGGTCGTTTCAATCCTCAGTCCGCCGCTCACTTCTTCGGTGTCTACGACGGCCACGGCGGTTCTCAG GTAGCGAACTATTGCAGAGAGAGGATGCACTTGGCTTTAGCGGAGGAGATAGAGAAGGAGAAACCGATGCTCTACGACGGTGACACGTGGCAGGAGAAGTGGAAGAGAGCTTTGTTCAACTCGTTCCTCCGCGTTGACTCGGAGATCGAGTCGGTGGCCCCGGAGACTGTCGGGTCAACGTCGGTCGTCGCCGTCGTGTTCCCGACTCATATCTTCGTCGCGAACTGCGGCGACTCAAGAGCCGTTCTTTGCCGCGGCAAGACTGCGTTACCTTTATCTACCGATCACAAA CCTGATAGAGAAGATGAGGCGGCGAGGATTGAAGCCGCCGGAGGGAAAGTGATCCGGTGGAACGGAGCTCGTGTGTTCGGTGTTCTCGCCATGTCAAGATCCATTG GCGATAGATACTTAAAACCGTCGATCATTCCTGATCCGGAAGTGACTGCTGTGAGGAGAGTCAAAGAAGATGACTGTCTGATACTAGCGAGTGACGGTGTTTGGGATGTAATGACGGATGAGGAAGCGTGTGAGATGGCGCGGAAGCGTATTCTCTTGTGGCACAAGAAGAACATGGGGGCTGGAGATGCGTCGTTGCTCACGGAGGAGAGAAGAGGTGAAGGAGAAGATCCGGCGGCGAAGTCTGCGGCTGAGTACTTGTCAAAGCTGGCTTTACAGAGAGGAAGCAAAGACAATATAACTGTGGTGGTGGTTGATCTGAAGCCTCATAGGAAACTCAAGATCAAAAAGCCTTGA
- the LOC103834850 gene encoding uncharacterized protein LOC103834850 codes for MAENVKERGDGSADLVKSMGDKHASVIRPAARYYSAIKDAMVCGKGRYTLVKDVDDVENGAYDKPLPCFGCGIGWFSFLLGFVFPLLWYYATFLYFGNYYRKDPRERAGLAASAITAMGFSLLLLVIAVFRWF; via the exons ATGGCAGAAA atGTAAAAGAGCGTGGGGATGGAAGTGCAGATCTGGTGAAATCCATGGGAGATAAGCATGCTAGTGTTATCAGACCAGCTGCTAGATATTACTCTGCTATTAAAG ATGCTATGGTTTGTGGGAAAGGAAGATATACGCTTGTAAAAGACGTGGATGATGTCGAAAATGGAGCGTATGATAAACCTCTCCCATGCTTTGGTTGCGGAATAGGATGGTTCTC CTTCCTCCTGGGATTTGTGTTCCCTCTCTTGTGGTATTATGCGACATTTCTCTATTTCGGGAACTACTACCGCAAGGATCCTAGAGAAAGAGCCGGTCTTGCTGCTTCCGCAATCACT GCGATGGGATTCTCCCTCTTGCTACTGGTGATTGCTGTTTTCAGGTGGTTTTAG
- the LOC103834851 gene encoding uncharacterized protein LOC103834851 — MNKRFGGKKPTGTPSLALSTVVVVASLLAGASVVHNLYKPDLTLPQMGSDEVDKKEESRNKD, encoded by the exons ATGAACAAAAGATTTGGGGGGAAGAAGCCGACGGGAACTCCGTCTTTAGCCCTGTCAACCGTCGTCGTTGTAGCCTCATTGCTCGCCGGAGCCTCCGTCGTACACAATTTATACAAGCCAGATCTC ACATTACCTCAGATGGGAAGTGATGAAGTAGACAAGAAGGAAGAATCTCGAAACAAAGAttaa
- the LOC103834852 gene encoding uncharacterized protein LOC103834852 isoform X2, which translates to MGDKGNLILLWVMLVGVVAMAREHRLFERTKGINGLEKIIISDRHCQSFGVYLYGGQVTAWKNEKGEELLFARIFYLDMMYENCKETHMLRKGLCPSWSYPQNFYCLHCMLALVK; encoded by the exons ATGGGGGATAAGGGAAATCTAATCCTCTTATGGGTT ATGCTCGTTGGAGTAGTCGCCATGGCCAGGGAGCATCGTCTCTTTGAGCGGACTAAAGGCATCAATGGTCTAGAAAAGATCATCATCAGCGATCGTCACTGCCAATCTTTCGGG GTGTACTTGTATGGAGGTCAAGTGACTGCTTGGAAGAATGAGAAAGGAGAGGAGTTACTTTTCGCAAG GATTTTCTACCTGGACATGATGTATGAAAACTGTAAGGAGACCCATATGTTGCGGAAAGGGCTATGTCCATCATGGAGCTATCCACAAAACTTTTACTGTCTACACTGTATGTTAGCACTTGTCAAATGA
- the LOC103834852 gene encoding uncharacterized protein LOC103834852 isoform X1, which produces MLGHVANSTESICCAGSLKRELPSSLCYKMLVGVVAMAREHRLFERTKGINGLEKIIISDRHCQSFGVYLYGGQVTAWKNEKGEELLFARIFYLDMMYENCKETHMLRKGLCPSWSYPQNFYCLHCMLALVK; this is translated from the exons ATGCTTGGACACGTGGCGAATAGTACTGAATCTATTTGTTGCGCTGGCAGCCTAAAAAGAGAGTTGCCTTCTTCTTTATGTTATAAGATGCTCGTTGGAGTAGTCGCCATGGCCAGGGAGCATCGTCTCTTTGAGCGGACTAAAGGCATCAATGGTCTAGAAAAGATCATCATCAGCGATCGTCACTGCCAATCTTTCGGG GTGTACTTGTATGGAGGTCAAGTGACTGCTTGGAAGAATGAGAAAGGAGAGGAGTTACTTTTCGCAAG GATTTTCTACCTGGACATGATGTATGAAAACTGTAAGGAGACCCATATGTTGCGGAAAGGGCTATGTCCATCATGGAGCTATCCACAAAACTTTTACTGTCTACACTGTATGTTAGCACTTGTCAAATGA
- the LOC103834852 gene encoding putative glucose-6-phosphate 1-epimerase isoform X6: protein MGDKGNLILLWVMLVGVVAMAREHRLFERTKGINGLEKIIISDRHCQSFGVYLYGGQVTAWKNEKGEELLFASGDWCL from the exons ATGGGGGATAAGGGAAATCTAATCCTCTTATGGGTT ATGCTCGTTGGAGTAGTCGCCATGGCCAGGGAGCATCGTCTCTTTGAGCGGACTAAAGGCATCAATGGTCTAGAAAAGATCATCATCAGCGATCGTCACTGCCAATCTTTCGGG GTGTACTTGTATGGAGGTCAAGTGACTGCTTGGAAGAATGAGAAAGGAGAGGAGTTACTTTTCGCAAG TGGTGACTGGTGTCTATGA
- the LOC103834852 gene encoding uncharacterized protein LOC103834852 isoform X5 codes for MLGHVANSTESICCAGSLKRELPSSLCYKMLVGVVAMAREHRLFERTKGINGLEKIIISDRHCQSFGVYLYGGQVTAWKNEKGEELLFASGDWCL; via the exons ATGCTTGGACACGTGGCGAATAGTACTGAATCTATTTGTTGCGCTGGCAGCCTAAAAAGAGAGTTGCCTTCTTCTTTATGTTATAAGATGCTCGTTGGAGTAGTCGCCATGGCCAGGGAGCATCGTCTCTTTGAGCGGACTAAAGGCATCAATGGTCTAGAAAAGATCATCATCAGCGATCGTCACTGCCAATCTTTCGGG GTGTACTTGTATGGAGGTCAAGTGACTGCTTGGAAGAATGAGAAAGGAGAGGAGTTACTTTTCGCAAG TGGTGACTGGTGTCTATGA
- the LOC103834852 gene encoding putative glucose-6-phosphate 1-epimerase isoform X4, producing the protein MGDKGNLILLWVMLVGVVAMAREHRLFERTKGINGLEKIIISDRHCQSFGVYLYGGQVTAWKNEKGEELLFASGQTYDSDYRPASDVNGYSSYNL; encoded by the exons ATGGGGGATAAGGGAAATCTAATCCTCTTATGGGTT ATGCTCGTTGGAGTAGTCGCCATGGCCAGGGAGCATCGTCTCTTTGAGCGGACTAAAGGCATCAATGGTCTAGAAAAGATCATCATCAGCGATCGTCACTGCCAATCTTTCGGG GTGTACTTGTATGGAGGTCAAGTGACTGCTTGGAAGAATGAGAAAGGAGAGGAGTTACTTTTCGCAAG TGGGCAAACTTATGATTCGGACTATAGGCCAGCTTCCGATGTTAATGGTTACAGCAGTTACAATTTATGA
- the LOC103834852 gene encoding putative glucose-6-phosphate 1-epimerase isoform X3, with product MLGHVANSTESICCAGSLKRELPSSLCYKMLVGVVAMAREHRLFERTKGINGLEKIIISDRHCQSFGVYLYGGQVTAWKNEKGEELLFASGQTYDSDYRPASDVNGYSSYNL from the exons ATGCTTGGACACGTGGCGAATAGTACTGAATCTATTTGTTGCGCTGGCAGCCTAAAAAGAGAGTTGCCTTCTTCTTTATGTTATAAGATGCTCGTTGGAGTAGTCGCCATGGCCAGGGAGCATCGTCTCTTTGAGCGGACTAAAGGCATCAATGGTCTAGAAAAGATCATCATCAGCGATCGTCACTGCCAATCTTTCGGG GTGTACTTGTATGGAGGTCAAGTGACTGCTTGGAAGAATGAGAAAGGAGAGGAGTTACTTTTCGCAAG TGGGCAAACTTATGATTCGGACTATAGGCCAGCTTCCGATGTTAATGGTTACAGCAGTTACAATTTATGA
- the LOC103834853 gene encoding uncharacterized protein LOC103834853 isoform X1: MLLLLSLLITYIRISDSLLLTNLIGEITAVKSTVTDPPQDNNRVMATIRMENDTSVTMSLFDAQAVKIHNQLEQMGVDPRVVVATSVNPKIVGGRLFLNATSGTHIYFDKQTDAGEQLFYRLVEQDTGLPPVAPLLKSYAKVEKLSISELNDFVVTATSQEIDFICAGKVTGVKLDKGWCYVSCSKCFKKLQRSVSSLTCLSCNTTSAVGFSVCTDPKQLNHLRLTNCVI; the protein is encoded by the exons ATGCTCCTCTTATTATCTCTTCTGATTACATATATAAGGATATCTGATAGTCTTTTGCTCACAAATCTTATTGGTGAGATTACTGCTGTCAAGAGTACGGTCACTGACCCTCCTCAGGACAATAATCGTGTCATGGCGACCATTAGGATGGAGAA TGACACATCTGTGACTATGAGCCTCTTTGACGCTCAGGCTGTTAAGATTCATAATCAGCTGGAGCAGATGGGAGTGGATCCAAGGGTTGTCGTTGCAACCAGTGTGAACCCGAAGATTGTGGGAG GGCGTCTGTTTTTGAACGCCACATCCGGCACACACATCTATTTCGACAAGCAAACAGATGCAGGGGAACAATTGTTTTACAG GTTGGTTGAGCAAGACACTGGGCTCCCGCCAGTAGCTCCGCTGCTAAAGAGTTATGCTAAGGTGGAGAAGCTGAGTATATCTGAGCTCAATGATTTTGTCGTCACTGCTACGTCTCAG GAAATTGATTTCATTTGTGCCGGAAAGGTGACTGGAGTCAAATTGGACAAGGGGTGGTGCTATGTTTCCTGTTCAAAATGTTTCAAGAAACTCCAACGGTCTGTCTCATCTCTCACGTGTCTGTCTTGCAACACCACCAGTGCAGTTGGTTTTTCGGTATGTACTGACCCTAAGCAGCTTAATCATCTACGTTTAACTAACTGTgtgatttga
- the LOC103834853 gene encoding uncharacterized protein LOC103834853 isoform X2 produces the protein MLLLLSLLITYIRISDSLLLTNLIGEITAVKSTVTDPPQDNNRVMATIRMENDTSVTMSLFDAQAVKIHNQLEQMGVDPRVVVATSVNPKIVGGRLFLNATSGTHIYFDKQTDAGEQLFYRLVEQDTGLPPVAPLLKSYAKVEKLSISELNDFVVTATSQEIDFICAGKVTGVKLDKGWCYVSCSKCFKKLQRSVSSLTCLSCNTTSAVGFSIPCRDVNRRRDW, from the exons ATGCTCCTCTTATTATCTCTTCTGATTACATATATAAGGATATCTGATAGTCTTTTGCTCACAAATCTTATTGGTGAGATTACTGCTGTCAAGAGTACGGTCACTGACCCTCCTCAGGACAATAATCGTGTCATGGCGACCATTAGGATGGAGAA TGACACATCTGTGACTATGAGCCTCTTTGACGCTCAGGCTGTTAAGATTCATAATCAGCTGGAGCAGATGGGAGTGGATCCAAGGGTTGTCGTTGCAACCAGTGTGAACCCGAAGATTGTGGGAG GGCGTCTGTTTTTGAACGCCACATCCGGCACACACATCTATTTCGACAAGCAAACAGATGCAGGGGAACAATTGTTTTACAG GTTGGTTGAGCAAGACACTGGGCTCCCGCCAGTAGCTCCGCTGCTAAAGAGTTATGCTAAGGTGGAGAAGCTGAGTATATCTGAGCTCAATGATTTTGTCGTCACTGCTACGTCTCAG GAAATTGATTTCATTTGTGCCGGAAAGGTGACTGGAGTCAAATTGGACAAGGGGTGGTGCTATGTTTCCTGTTCAAAATGTTTCAAGAAACTCCAACGGTCTGTCTCATCTCTCACGTGTCTGTCTTGCAACACCACCAGTGCAGTTGGTTTTTCG ATACCGTGTCGAGATGTCAATCGCAGACGAGACTGGTGA
- the LOC103834854 gene encoding glycosyltransferase BC10, translated as MSYKEQKYLQRPRHHTSLKKPLCVVLTVSVISMLLVCTHLFPRHGKSSSCHGLSSSRGCENAISALLPAHIRKLTIKEIAARAVVRDILRTPSLVTQNSKIAFLFLTHATLPFEELWDEFFKGHEGKFSIYIYTFKERPVHISPHFYDREIHSDKVTWGRTSMVDAEKRLLVNALEDPENQHFVLLSESCIPLHTFDYTYRYLLYSNVSFIESFVDPGPHGTGRHMEHMLPEITKEDFRKGAQWFTMKRQHAVIVMADSLYHSKFSKYCGPGLEANKSCTADEHYLPTFFSKVDPMGISNWSVTYVDWSKRRRHPKTYRAHEISLEFMNSVSSEEMSVHVTSLGEHGELHWPCTWNGITRPCYLFARKFHPDALDTLVNLFPNYTSPVV; from the exons ATGAGTTATAAGGAGCAGAAGTATTTGCAGAGGCCACGTCACCACACATCTCTGAAGAAGCCCTTATGTGTCGTTCTGACAGTTTCAGTAATCAGCATGCTTCTTGTTTGTACTCACCTGTTCCCACGACATGGCAAGAGCTCTTCCTGTCATGGTCTCTCTAGTTCTAGAGGATGCGAGAATGCTATTTCAGCGTTGCTACCTGCTCATATCAGGAAACTCACTATTAAGGAGATAGCAGCACGAGCAGTGGTCAGAGACATACTTAGAACCCCTTCCCTGGTCACCCAAAACTCCAAAATCGCTTTCTTGTTCTTGACTCACGCTACTTTGCCATTTGAGGAGCTCTGGGATGAGTTCTTCAAG GGTCATGAAGGGAAGTTCTCCATTTACATCTACACGTTCAAGGAACGTCCAGTTCACATCAGCCCTCATTTTTATGATCGAGAAATCCATAGTGATAAGGTCACTTGGGGAAGAACTTCAATGGTTGATGCTGAGAAGAGGTTACTGGTTAATGCTCTTGAGGATCCTGAGAACCAACACTTTGTTCTTCTTTCAGAGAG TTGTATACCGTTGCATACTTTTGACTACACTTATAGATATTTGCTATACTCCAACGTCAGCTTCATTGAGAg TTTTGTGGATCCTGGTCCACATGGGACTGGTAGACACATGGAACACATGCTACCGGAAATTACCAAGGAAGATTTTAGAAAGGGTGCTCAG TGGTTCACAATGAAGCGACAGCACGCGGTTATAGTGATGGCTGATAGTCTATACCACTCAAAATTCAGCAAGTATTGTGGT CCGGGGCTAGAGGCTAACAAGAGCTGTACTGCAGATGAACATTACTTGCCAACATTCTTTAGT AAAGTTGATCCCATGGGGATCTCGAACTGGTCAGTGACGTATGTTGATTGGTCTAAACGAAGGCGGCATCCAAAGACTTACAGAGCACATGAGATTTCATTAGAGTTTATGAATAGTGTCTCG TCCGAGGAAATGAGTGTGCACGTCACAAGTTTGGGAGAG CATGGAGAGCTGCATTGGCCTTGTACATGGAACGGGATTACACGGCCTTGTTATCTGTTTGCAAGGAAATTTCATCCTGATGCTCTCGACACATTGGTCAACCTCTTCCCAAACTACACAAGCCCAGTTGTCTGA
- the LOC103834855 gene encoding pathogenesis-related protein PR-1 yields the protein MKTISTQKTIKSRQKRMMNSSFLRAILLLGAINLFISLSTTKAATLGQVFEICRSLCPGCDHDSLQFLFRHNLVRAARFEPPLIWDQTLENYAQNWANQRKSDCALQHSFQDGEFTLGENIFWGYGANWSPADAVVAWASEKRFYHYGSNSCDSGQVCGHYTQLVWKNTRRIGCARVVCDNGGIFMTCNYDPPGNYIGQKPY from the coding sequence ATGAAAACCATTAGCACCCAAAAGACAATAAAATCTCGACAAAAAAGGATGATGAACTCATCCTTTTTGCGAGCAATATTACTCTTAGGTGCCATTAACCTCTTCATTTCATTATCAACAACCAAAGCTGCAACACTCGGTCAAGTATTCGAAATCTGTAGGAGTTTATGTCCAGGATGTGACCACGACTCGTTACAGTTCTTGTTCCGACACAACTTGGTCCGTGCCGCGAGATTCGAACCTCCTTTGATATGGGATCAAACACTCGAGAACTACGCTCAAAACTGGGCTAATCAAAGAAAGTCAGATTGTGCTTTACAACACTCCTTTCAAGACGGAGAGTTTACTCTCGGCGAGAATATTTTCTGGGGATACGGAGCCAACTGGTCTCCGGCCGACGCTGTGGTCGCGTGGGCTAGCGAGAAGAGGTTTTATCATTATGGCTCCAACTCGTGCGACTCTGGACAGGTGTGTGGGCATTACACGCAGCTCGTGTGGAAGAACACGAGGAGGATCGGTTGCGCACGTGTGGTGTGCGACAATGGTGGGATCTTCATGACTTGTAACTATGATCCTCCCGGTAACTACATCGGCCAGAAACCCTATTGA
- the LOC103834856 gene encoding 40S ribosomal protein S10-1 produces the protein MIITETNRREICKYLFKEGVLFAKKDFNLPKHPLIESVPNLQVIKLMQSFKSKEYVRETFAWMHYYWFLTNEGIEFLRTYLNLPSDVVPATLKKSAKPGGRPFGGPSGDRPRGPPRFDGDRPRYGDRDGYRGAPRGGDAGGEKGGAPADYQPSFQGSGGRPGFGRGAGGYSAAAPSGSGLP, from the exons ATG ATTATCACAGAGACCAATCGCAGAGAGATCTGCAAATACCTTTTCAAAG AGGGAGTTTTGTTTGCGAAGAAAGATTTCAATCTTCCAAAGCatccattgatcgagtcagtaCCAAACCTGCAAGTGATCAAGCTCATGCAGAGTTTCAAATCCAAGGAGTACGTTAGGGAGACGTTTGCTTGGATGCACTACTATTGGTTTCTGACTAACGAAGGGATCGAGTTCTTGAGAACTTATCTCAACCTTCCGTCTGATGTTGTTCCCGCTACTTTGAAGAAGTCTGCTAAGCCTGGTGGTCGCCCCTTTGGTGGCCCATCTGGTGATCGCCCTAG aGGACCACCTCGCTTTGATGGAGACCGTCCCAGATATGGTGACCGTGATGGTTACCGTGGTGCCCCACGTGGTGGTGATGCTGGAGGGGAGAAGGGTGGAGCTCCTGCTGATTACCAGCCGTCTTTCCAA GGAAGTGGTGGTAGGCCTGGTTTTGGCCGTGGTGCAGGTGGTTACAGCGCAGCAGCACCTTCTGGTTCTGGTTTGCCCTGA